One window from the genome of Cucumis melo cultivar AY chromosome 10, USDA_Cmelo_AY_1.0, whole genome shotgun sequence encodes:
- the LOC103499390 gene encoding uncharacterized protein LOC103499390 yields MDRSWINLKDQASSEYFDGVANFIEIATNHLDEEEITRCPCSNFLNVNWNRLDVIERHLYKYGMSPTYKRWIFHGDTVDLSPFLRSNSRFLGATFSNVSECREENVNLRENIRVRDTMDDEMVEMIHDLHGPTFEECRRESNEQDEFDKISEMFPEIEEDLYLGCLKFASFNFLVKLMHIKLHASYYEAKKRLRDLGMGYESIHVCKFDCALSWKDYTSLDKCPHCGESRYRWNDRKGKQIPHKVLRYFPLKARLQRLFLSKHIEDMRWHKDKRCETEGILRHPADAEGWKHFDEQYPCFASDARNVRLALSSDGFNPFGNMSTSYNMWPVILIPYNLPPWKCMKAPFTFLSLLIPGPRSLDKEIDIYLQPLIDELNELWVDGIQTYDSFNASFFQLRAALLWTINDFPGYGDLSGWRTKGYKACPV; encoded by the exons ATGGACCGAAGttggataaatttaaaagatcaaGCTTCTAGTGAATATTTTGATGGTGTTGCTAACTTTATCGAAATTGCAACTAATCATTTAGACGAGGAGGAAATAACAAGATGTCCTTGTTCAAATTTTTTGAATGTCAATTGGAATAGATTAGACGTTATAGAACGTCATTTGTATAAATATGGTATGTCTCCGACTTATAAGCGATGGATATTTCATGGAGATACTGTTGATCTTTCTCCATTTTTAAGGTCTAATTCGAGGTTTCTAGGTGCAACGTTTTCCAATGTAAGTGAATGTAGAGAAGAGAATGTAAATCTTAGAGAAAACATTAGAgttagagatactatggatgatGAGATGGTAGAGATGATTCATGATCTACATGGGCCAACGTTTGAAGAATGTAGAAGAGAATCAAACGAGCAAGATGAGTTCGATAAAATAAGTGAAATGTTTCCTGAAATAGAAGAGGATTTATATCTGGGATGTCTAAAGTTcgcttcatttaattttttagtgaAACTTATGCACATTAAG CTACATGCCTCCTACTATGAAGCTAAGAAGAGACTACGTGACCTAGGGATGGGATATGAATCAATTCATGTGTGCAAATTTGATTGTGCCTTATCTTGGAAAGATTATACATCACTTGACAAATGTCCGCATTGTGGAGAGTCTAGATATAGGTGGAATGATAGAAAGGGGAAACAAATTCCACATAAGGTGCTAAGATATTTTCCACTAAAGGCAAGGTTGCAAAGATTATTTCTTTCAAAACATATAGAGGATATGAGGTGGCACAAAGATAAGAGGTGTGAAACTGAAGGTATACTTCGACATCCTGCTGATGCTGAGGGGTGGAAACATTTTGATGAACAATATCCTTGTTTTGCTTCAGACGCTCGAAATGTCAGATTAGCACTTTCTTCTGATGGGTTTAATCCATTTGGAAACATGAGCACATCATACAACATGTGGCCAGTAATACTCATTCCATACAACTTGCCTCCTTGGAAGTGTATGAAAGCACCATTCACTTTTCTATCTTTACTCATCCCTGGTCCAAGGTCTCTTGACAAAGAAATTGATATTTACTTACAACCATTGATAGATGAGTTAAATGAGTTGTGGGTGGATGGTATTCAAACGTACGATAGTTTCAATGCTTCTTTCTTCCAACTCCGAGCTGCATTGTTGTGGACAATAAATGATTTTCCAGGTTATGGTGATTTATCTGGTTGGAGGACAAAAGGTTATAAAGCATGCCCAGTTTGA